TCCTCATGAGCCGTCTCGTCTGTATCAAGATGGTGACAGTCTGTTGGTCCATTAGTGTCACTGGAGCTCTCATCTACACGGTCTTCACCATGCGCCTGCCCTACTGTGGCCCCTACGAGAtcaaccacttcttctgtgaggtCCCTGCTGTCCTGAAGTTGGCCTGTGCAGACACATCCCTCAATGACAGGTTGGACTTCATCTTGGGTTTCATCCTACTTTTGGTACCTCTCTCCCTCATCCTGGCATCCTATGTCCGTATCTTCGCCTCCATCTTAAGAATCCGCTCAACCCAGGGAAGGCTCAAGTGCTTCTCCACGTGCGCTTCCCACATCACTGTGGTCACCATGTTCTATGGGCCAGCCATGATCATGTACATGAGGCCCGGCTCCTGGTATGACCCAGAGAGGGACAAGAAGCTGGCCCTATTCTACAATGTCATCTCTGCCTTCTTCAACCCCATCATCTACAGCCTCAGGAACAAGGATGTAAAGGGGGCCTTTCTGAAAGTACTTGGAGATAGAGGGACAGCTCATTGACCCGGGATATTCCAGAGTCATCCCTAGTCACTGGCAGATTGGATGGAATTCATGTGGTATATTAAAAACTcatccatgggctggggatgtggctcaagctgtagcgcgctcgcctggcatgcgtgcgacccgggttcgatcctcagcaccacataccaacaaagatgttgtgtccgccgagaactaaaaaaaataaatattaaaaattatctctctctctctctctctctctctctctctctctctctctgtcctctctcactctctctttaaaaaaaatgcaaaaaaaaccaACTCATCCATTCTAACCAACCTGTCTTCTCAGAGCTGTGAGCAACTAGGAGAAGGTGTGGCCACTCCTAAATGGAAGGTCCCTCCCATTGTTGGAAAGCGTACAGCTGCCACCATCAAAGACTCAGCTAAGTATTGAAGGCAAATAATCTATTTATAAATACTGTATCCTTAAAGTTCATGGCCATTACTTTATTGTTCTCTCCTTACCTCTGGAAGTTTATGTCATCTCAACATGATCACAGCCAAATGTTCAACATGCACACAAACTTTTCTTTGTTATAAAGGAAttgggggggctggagatgtggctcagcggtagtgcgctcgcctggcatgcgtgcggcccgggttcgatcctcagcaccacataccaacaaagatgttgtgtccgctgagaactaaaaaataaatgttaaaaaattctctctctctctctctctctctctctctctctctctctctctcactctctctttaaaaaaaataaaataaaataaaggaattgggGATGAAAAGGACATAAAGAGTAAGCAAGACTATGTGGAAACACAGTCTTGTGTTACTGTTTGATAAGCAACTTATACACAATATTTAACATTGCTTTTTGCTCTAGATGCCATAAAATATGGACTAGAATCATTTTAGTCATACCCATGTAAAAATATAGCTAATAATTGGTGTAATCTGGGCTCAGCTTATGAAAATGACTCTTACCtggtcaatttaaaatttatgttttaaatcccacttttatttaagaaaaaacatatatatataatatatatgtatttctaatggaaaaataaatatgtatcatgcatatctatatctacatacatatacagagaatgagaaagataatggaaaataatataacaaagacTCTATTTTCTCCAACCAAAAGTAAACACTTGATAATGTTTTGTCATGTTTTGTCCAagccttccttctttcttcttttttaaaggattagataataataataaagttaaattaCCCTTTGACTATTTCTGACTCCGAAGTCAACTCCTATATTTAAACTGAAGTGTATTCAATCTATTTTTAAGCTGTTCTTGTATgtgtttaaatttcttaaatgGTAATTTGATATCAGTATGACTCTTAAAAGTACTAAATATCATGTTTGTGATATCTACTCATTTGATGATGATAGGTCTAGTTCATTCCCTTTAATAagcatatgaatacaccacatcTCATTTATCTAATTCCCTTTCattcaatattcatttatttccactttttcaCTACTTAAATAATTCTGCAAAAAAAGTCTTTgggaggactgaggatgtggctcaagtggtagcgcactagcctggcatgcgtgcagccggggttcgatcctcagcaccacatacaaacaaagatgttgtgtccatcaataactaaaaaataaatattaaaattctctctctctctctctctctctctctctctctctctctctctctctctatttaaaaaaaagtctttgggaACCCatccatatataaatatttttctaagatttATGCGTAGAGTAAATTTTGTAGATTGTAGAAACAAAGAAATCTCAAATTTACAAGATAGTTTTAAGTTATTCTTCCAAGTAGTTATGCCAGTCTACACCTCTCATCTTCACTGACACTTGAAATTGTTTGAATGAACATTCTAATGTTTCTACCCTTCTTATGGGTGAAAAGTGGTCACATTGCTCTTTGTCTCATTTACTCCCTGGTTGCCAGTTAGGTTAACATCTTCCATAAGATTGTCAGTAGTATTGCATAGTGTGATAGACTCAAGAATCAGACTTCAGGGTCAAATTCCATATCTATCCTTTAGTAACTCAGTGGTGATGGGCAAGTTACCCAACCTCTCTggatctcaatttcctcatctgtaagtggGAAGAAAATAGTACATACCTTAGAAGGTGGtcagaagaattaaatgagataatacacgCAAAGCACTTATAGTGAATAACATGctataaattttgtcttttattgatTTGTAGTTTGTTATGCATTTGTACATAGATTTTTTTGTCTATTACATGCATTGAAACTATTGTCTATGAACTTattacttgttttctttattaCAAAAGAAGTACatgtttattcttaaaattttatgaaacatacaaaaaagaagaaaatcatcctTTATCTTAAGCCTGGAGGCAACCATTGTTAACATTCCAGTGTCCATGTTTTGGGGTTtcaattgttaaatttttttctatcaatatttttagagaaatatacataaaattattaaataatttatctttttccccAAACTTTGAATTATTCACTGCATATTCTATAACTTATCACAATTATTCAACAAGAGGTTTCTGGACATTTATCtatgttgatttatttttgctGCTGAAGAgtattcttttcactttcttttgatgactagaatagaataaaatacaaataacttttGATGAATATGATTCTTCATTTAATACAGATGAATGTACGCATCTTTTCCTTTATGGTTACGAAGTGAACATATGTCAAAGATTTCACTGAGCTCATCACCATGAAGGAACCAGTACAATGTCAGCACTGGATCAAAACAGAACTTGATTTACAGAGATTTATATTGCTCAACTGAACAAATTCTATTTGCATTATTATGAGCAGGGCTCATCTGCAGCACTGTGGACAGGGTTCATTTGCATTGCTTtcagttttctgaaatttaacaGAAAAACTGCAGAGCTATAAAATACCCTCATCCATAGGAAGTCAAAGGGACCCAGGCCTGTAAAGACAGACAGTGCTCCAAGGATATCTAGACAACATCCAGACTGTACTGAGAAACCACCAAGTAATCCTTTTCCAAGTCTTAAGTGCTTTTATTCCTGAAAATATCCCACTTTTATTATCCTTAGATAATCTTCAAAGATTATTCTGGATGACAAAAACATGCTGGTCACATTGTTTggcctcattttttaaattggcatgGTGAGAATGTTAACCATAGAGgcttctttgctttgctttgctttgctttgcttaaTCTAGAGACAGGCAGTATTGAGCCATTTCTAAGGTCATGGAATTAACTTCTGTCTGGAAGTTTCAATAAGGAATCTCAGATTGGACTTTTAGGGCTGGACTGTAGCTCGGTCTCAGAGCACCATCCTAGCCCCTGAATTTGATCTCCAGCAAATTGATCAAATTTGACTTTC
This genomic interval from Urocitellus parryii isolate mUroPar1 chromosome 11, mUroPar1.hap1, whole genome shotgun sequence contains the following:
- the LOC113189101 gene encoding olfactory receptor 2A12-like, whose translation is MQRLGKENHSSVSEFLLLGFSSESQVRTALFIFFLLLYLITLLGNGLIVTLIYLDARLHTPMYFFLSILSLVDMSYVTTTVPQMLVNMVRPRRPISWGACVAQMFIFLVLGIAECVLYAIMAYDRYVAICFPLHYSLLMSRLVCIKMVTVCWSISVTGALIYTVFTMRLPYCGPYEINHFFCEVPAVLKLACADTSLNDRLDFILGFILLLVPLSLILASYVRIFASILRIRSTQGRLKCFSTCASHITVVTMFYGPAMIMYMRPGSWYDPERDKKLALFYNVISAFFNPIIYSLRNKDVKGAFLKVLGDRGTAH